In Mangifera indica cultivar Alphonso chromosome 1, CATAS_Mindica_2.1, whole genome shotgun sequence, a single genomic region encodes these proteins:
- the LOC123221087 gene encoding uncharacterized protein LOC123221087 codes for MASTAASDDSKWEFSCDFEIDYESEENASMIFAALAVDKELQPDKVKRQMSVANGKLSVHFEAVEARFLRASFSAFADVLTLATKTIEQFGQGMDCHA; via the exons ATGGCTTCTACAGCAGCTTCAGATGACTCCAAATGGGAATTTAGCTG TGACTTTGAAATAGATTATGAGTCTGAGGAGAATGCTTCCATGATCTTTGCGGCATTAGCTGTTGATAAGGAG TTGCAGCCAGATAAAGTAAAAAGGCAGATGTCAGTTGCTAATGGCAAACTTTCAGT ACACTTCGAGGCAGTTGAAGCTAGGTTTCTTCGTGCATCATTTTCTGCCTTTGCGGATGTGCTTACACTTGCAACAAAAACAATTGAACAGTTTGGTCAAGGAATGGATTGTCACGCTTAA
- the LOC123221078 gene encoding putative aminoacrylate hydrolase RutD, which translates to MPYCEVRKEQSGDSSDGASLNNGIKIFYRTYGSGPTKVLLIIGLAGTHDSWGPQIKSLTGTTKPNDEDGNFEEMVNGNSGGGIEVCAFDNRGMGRSSVPVKKSEYTTKTMAKDAIALLDHLDWKKVHVFGHSMGAMISCKLAAMVPDRILSLALLNVTGGGFECFPKFDRRTLSVAIRFLRAKTPEERAAVDLDTHYTEEYLEELVGSSTRRSILYQEYVEGISATGMQSNSGFDGQIHACWTHKMKRAEIEAIRTAGFLVSVIHGRYDIIAQIYYARRLAQKLYPVARMIDLHGGHLVSHERPEEVNQALIELINGSEKKINPHDWSNLPKKTSGFLGKDKSCMSSTMEKLHLFLLYLFGLFALAYGYGRRSIQNLKPVKVGTSLK; encoded by the exons GATTCTTCCGACGGAGCTTCACTCAACAATGGGATCAAGATTTTCTACAGAACGTACGGCAGCGGCCCCACCAAAGTCCTTCTAATCATCG GATTGGCTGGGACGCATGATTCATGGGGCCCGCAGATAAAGAGCCTCACGGGGACGACTAAGCCCAACGACGAAGACGGCAATTTTGAAGAAATGGTGAATGGGAATTCAGGTGGAGGAATTGAGGTGTGTGCGTTTGATAATCGTGGAATGGGTCGGAGCTCCGTACCCGTTAAAAAGTCCGAATATAC AACGAAGACTATGGCGAAGGATGCGATTGCTTTGTTGGACCATTTGGACTGGAAGAAAGTCCATGTTTTTGGGCACTCAATGG GGGCTATGATATCTTGCAAGTTAGCAGCAATGGTGCCTGATAGGATTCTTTCTCTGGCATTACTGAATGTAACTGGTGGAGGTTTTGAATGTTTCCCGAAG TTTGACCGTCGAACATTATCAGTTGCAATCCGTTTTCTAAGGGCAAAAACTCCTGAGGAAAGGGCTGCTGTGGACTTGGACACTCACTATACAGAG GAATATCTTGAGGAACTTGTTGGCTCAAGTACTAGACGATCAATCTTATATCAA GAATATGTAGAAGGTATCTCAGCAACCGGAATGCAGTCTAATTCTGGTTTTGATGGTCAAATACATGCATGCTGGACACATAAAATGAAACGGGCAGAAATTGAAGCAATCCGTACTGCTGGATTTCTTGTTTCAGTAATTCATGGCAG GTATGATATCATTGCTCAAATTTATTACGCAAGGAGACTTGCCCAGAAGCTGTACCCTGTTGCTAGAATGATAGATCTTCATGGAGGGCATCTTGTGAGTCATGAGAGACCAGAAGAG GTCAATCAAGCTCTCATTGAGTTGATAAATGGATCCGAAAAGAAGATAAACCCACATGACTGGAGTAATTTGCCCAAGAAAACTTCTG GTTTTCTGGGGAAAGATAAGAGCTGCATGTCAAGCACGATGGAGAAGCTACATCTTTTCCTATTATACCTCTTTGGTCTCTTTGCTTTAGCCTATGGGTATGGAAGAAGGAGTATACAAAATCTGAAACCAGTAAAGGTTGGAACTTCCCTCAAGTAA